GGTTCGCACACGCGACTGGGTCGCTCCTTGGAAAGTGCCTGGAGCACCTGGCAAGTTTCAGCTGCTCATCAATGGCAAAGCACTCACCGAAACGTTTGGTACCAAAGGTGCCGAGTGGCATTGGCACGACGGTGGCAAGGTGGAACTTCGCGAGGGGTTTACGCTCGCGCTCGACGACCTGACAGGTTTTGAAGGACGCTGCGATGCGATCTGTTTTTCGAAAGACCTCAGCTTTACGCCACCCAACAAAGAACCAGAGATGACGGCGTTTCGCCGCGAGCAAATGGGGCTGCAAGGTCCGCCGAAAGATGCTGGCTCTTTCGATTTGGTGGTGGTGGGTGGAGGTGTCGCCGGAACATCGGCTGCGGTTTCAGCCGCTCGCAATGGACTTAAAGTCGCTCTCATTCAAGACCGTCCGGTGCTGGGTGGCAATGCGAGCAGCGAAGTGCGCGTGTGGCCTGAAGGTCATACGCGTCAAAAGCCGTTCCCACGCATTGGCGATATCGTCGAAGAGCTGTGCCCGCCGCGCAAGGCTGGTTCGGGAAATGCCAAAGGGAAAGATGTGTACGACGATCAACGCAAACTGGATGTCGTGCTCGCTGAGCCGAACATCACGCTGCTGCTCGAGTACCGTGTGAATGTGGTCGAAACCGACAACCACACGATCGTCGCCGTGCAAGCTCAGCACATTCGCTCCGCCGAGCGCATCAAAGTGCAAGGGAAACTCTTCGCCGACTGCACGGGTGATGCCACTGTCGGATTTCTCGCTGGTGCTGATTTCGAAGTCTCGCACGAAGGGAACATGGGAGCGAGCAATCTGTGGAACGTTCTCGATCAGGCCGATAAGAATCAAGTGCTGCACTGCGAATGCAAGGACAAAGATGTCCTCACGGTTCTCGCGGAAGCTGGCAACATTGTGGCACCATTTCCACGGCTGCCGTGGGCGCTTGATCTGAAAGATAAACCGTTCCCGGGGCGTCAGTCGTACAAAGGTCAGTGGGCCAATACGCCGATTGCCAATCTCGGCGGCTGGTTTTGGGAATCGGGGTTCGACAAAGATCCGATCAACGACATCGAGCGCATTCGCGACCTCAACATGCGTGCGATGTACGGTGCGTGGGACGCGCTCAAGAACGTCGATCAGATGTATCCCAACCATCGTCTCGGCTGGAGCGCTTTCATCGCGGGCAAACGCGAATCACGCCGCTTAGTGGGAGACGTCATGCTGAAAGCCGACGATTTCCGCAACGGCACCGAGTGGCCCGATCCGGCCTTTCCTAACACCTGGCACATCGATATCCATGTCCCGCATCCATCGTTCAGCAAAGATCTGAAGGGAGAGGAGTTCATCTCCGAAGCGACGACCGGCGCGAAGTATAGCTACAAGGGTCCTTACTGGGCTCCGTATCGCACGCTCTACAGCCGCAACATCAAGAACCTGTTCATGGCAGGTCGCGATATCAGTGTCGAGCGCGAAGCGATCGGCCCGATCCGCGTGATGCGCACTTGCGGCATGATGGGCGAAGTGGTGGGAAAAGCAGCTTGGATTTGTGTCGCGGAAGAGACGACACCCCGTGGCGTTTATGAAAATCACCTCAGCAAGCTCAAAGAATTGATGCAAGAGCCTGGTGCCAAACGTCGCGCGACGCTCGATGGCGAACTTCAATTCCCGGCAGGTTATGTCGACGTGAAGCCTGCGCCAAAGGGGCTCGATCCCGCGAAGCTCGAAGGGATCATCATCGACGACGAAGCGTCGGAGATGAAAGGGAACTGGAGCGACAACGGCAGCCTGCCAGGTTTTGTGGGGGAGAACTATCACTACTCGACCGACCCCAAAGCCTCGGCTCGGTTTCCTTTCTCCGTCACTCGCGCGGGGAATTACGAAGTCCGTATCGCTTGGATTGCGCACGAGAATCGTGCGAAGCAAGCCAAGCTCGAGATCGAAACTGCCGAGGGGCGGAAGATGGTGGTGATCGATCAAACCCAAGCGCCGACGGGTGCCAATGGATTTCAGTCGGTGGGGACATTTCGGTTTGATCTCACCAAGAACTACGCCGTGAACTTCATCGTGGCGGGTGCCCAAGGAAACGTGCACATCGACGCGATTCAGCTCGTCCCGGCAAAGTAGCGGAGCGTTTGCTGAATTCGAGCACATCCTCAAGAAACGATCGCAGCCTTGTTAGTGAGTAAGCTCGGCTAACAAGGCTGCTGTTTTTTATGATCGTTTCTTCAGCGTTTTGCGCTACACATTCACGGGTGCATTTGGCAGTTTCACTTGACCTTTGATGTTCATGTAGTGCGTTCGCAGGTCGGTCTGGTTCTTTCCCTTGGCCCGCGCGAGCGCCTTGCGATAGGCATTCTCGGAATAAGGATTGTAGTTCACGTCGTCGAACGGAAAGCGAACGATACGTCCGCCCCCTGCATCGTGGTCGTAGGGAATGCCGACGATCCGCAGCTCGGCCAAGTCGCCAGTGTGACCCACACGAATCGTCACCGAGTTATCCGACGGTGCAGTGAAGTCTTCGCCACCTTTTTGATAGATGTAGCAGTGAATCATTTCGTGGAACAAGGCGATGGAGGGTTCTCGCTGCCGCCACGGTTCGTTCTGTAGCAACTGGGGCGAGTCGTCGGCGCCGGTCACATCGTTATCGGGATCAAACGCTGCACTGCCGTTCCCTTCCGAAGCGCTATACAGCACTTTGCCGCTGGGATCGATGCGCTGAGCACTGGCGACCGAGGGAGGGGTGATCGCAATGGGTGGATCCCCACCGGCACAATCGATGAGGAATTGCTTCCCCATCGGGGTCGTTGCAATCTCATTGAGCACCGCTTTGGTTTTGTTCTTAAACGCGTCGTTTCCTTGATTGATTTTGATCACGCCGTTCTGCGGCCAGTTGGGCAGGTTGAGCGCCACATCTTCGTTGGCAACGCCACCGGAAGTGAACTTGCCAGGGCGATTGCCGTTCAGCACACCCATGGCGCTTTGTCCGATCGTGCTGTCCTTGAGCTTCTGCAGCCACTCTTTGACATCATCGTCTTGGATCGCTTGGGGATCGAAGCCGTGCAGGAGGTCGGCAAACTGGCAGATATCACCGAGGCTCCCCACCGGCTGAGCCTTTCGCTGCTTTACTTTCATCGGTGCGTAGACATTTTCGATGAAGTAGGCCTTCAGGTCCTCGGCATCTTTCTGCACAAATTCTTGGGGTGTCATGCCGACCGCTTTGCACATCACTGCAATGCTGCTGTTGACGAACACTTCGTCCCCTAGGGGATAGTCGACATCGGGATTGTCGATGAATTGCTTCATCTCCTTCAGCTTTGCGATGGTGCCTGAAATGTCGTCGTTTTGAAAGGTGACTTTGGCTTCGTCGATGTAGGTCGCTACCACAGCCTCCTGAATCTCTTTCTCGGCTGCCATTACTTCCGACAGCACTTGCTTGGCGACAGCTTCTCCCTTGCCTTTGGCGACCTTCAGCAGATCGGCGAGATCGAGCTTCCCTTTGTCGAGCAGGTCGGCCACTTTTTGCGACGAGCTGGCTATGCCGATGTTTCCATCGCGCTGGTCGAGCGCCGTTTGACGCAGCCCCTCGATGGTAAGGTTGAGCTTGTTGTAAGCCGCTTTGACCTTGGGGGAGTCGGCAATGTTGGGTGGCAGGTTGATACCGCCGGTCAAAAGGGCCGGTGATTTCAGGTTCGACTTGATGCCAAAAGTGGCTTTGAATCGTCGGAGTTTCTTGGCGACGGGGGCGTTGGTTTGAGCGTTCGACATGGCGGATACCTCTGCAAGATAGCGCAATCGCTACGGAAATAGTCGTGATGTGGAAGGTGGAAATGCCAGCTGTGAGGCGGGATTACTCGTCGGCGACATACGCCAGGGCAGCCCGCAGCGCGCTGAGGCCGCGAGTCAGCTCGACGCGAATCGTCGTCTTCACGCCAAACAGTTCCTGGCCATCGTCGTCGCACGCTTGAATGCGAGCGCTCGATGCCAAATGAGTTTTGAATCCGTCGATCACATCCTGCAAGTTGTTGGCCATGCTGCGGAGGGCAGCAGCACTGGCGTCGTCGACATCGCGAATGCCTGCCATCATCGGAACCTTAAAATTCCCGGTGAGCGCTGCGAGACCAAACTCGGCTATCTTCTTGAGTTCCGGATCGTCGGTCTGCTTGAGCTTCTCGGCCAATTTGGAAATCTGATCGTTCACGGTGTCGAGCGAATCGAGCCAGGTTTTCTTGGCCAGCGCCCAGCGCTTGGGGAACTCGTTGCGGTCGGCCTTGTTGGCATCGACATTCGGAACGATCCCTTCCGCGATCAGCAGCTCTTCGATTTTGTCGAGCAGCTGATGTGCGAGGGCGAAATCTTTTTTCTGAGCTGCCGCACCTGCTTCCGCCGTCGTTTGCTTGATGAGGGTCCCTTGCGCTCCAGCTGAGGCTTGCTTGATCTCGGGCATCAGTTCCTTCAAACGCGCATTGAATGCCAGCGCAGGATCGGCAGCAGTCACAGGTGGCGGAGGAGGTGGTGGAGGAGGTGGTGGAGGCGGGACCGATGGCGTGGGAGTTTCTGCAACCCCTGAAGTTTTCTCGGTCGCTTCCCCTTCTTTCCCCTCTTGTTCGTCTGGGCTTTGATCGTCGACTTCGGCGAGTGCCGGAACGACCTTGAACACCGGGCGGGTAGTCAAGTCGGCCGTATCGCCGATGAACTTCTTCAGCTTCGCTTCTGTGATGGGGGATGCCTCGAGCATCAGGAACACGAGGTCTCCTTCCGCTGTCCCTTGCACAACACCTCGCAACACGATGTTGCCGCCAGTGTCTTTCTTCCACTTAGCGATCGAGCCATCCTTGATGGGACGCTTATCGACCGCCAATTTCAGAACATTCGATCCCTTGGCAACAATCGCGAAGTTACGGGGTTTCTTCTTCGCCTGAACAATCGATTTGGCTAGTTCCTTGTCAACTTCGGGCATGGAGCAAGACTCACTTTCAAAAGAGAACCAACGGGACCGAGATCTGTCGCATCGAGCGGCGCTGGACCAGTGTCGAGGCGACAGGAGCAGCGATTGAGATGCGTAAGATAGTGAATCCAATTCGCGGCGCACCGCAGTATCTTAGAAAAAACTGCCGAAAAATGGTTGAAGGGAGCTCAGCCTCCTTCTGTGACGACCCGCGCAGCAATCGGAATTACTTCTTTCGAGTAGTTTTGGCTCATTGCTAGGGGGTTACCGAGCAACACGCTCGTTCGCGCATAGAAAAGCCTCGCCAAGAGCATGTCTCGGCGAGGCTGGGTGTGGTGCAGCGCGGTGCGTGTTGAACTTGAAGCGCGGCTCGATCGTAGGCGATCGCAGCGTTCTACTGCGTGCTGACGTCGAAGCTGAACTCGTTCTCCGTGTCGGCTTTCACGTCGGCGGTTAGCTGCGTTTGATAACTAAACCGCTGGGCCACGATGTTCGTCTTTTGCACGGTATCGGTCGCCAGGCCACTCGTGGGAGCGCTTTCGATGTACGAGAAAACCCCCACGCTGTTCATGCCAATCGTCGCCTCGCCCGTGTAGGAACCGCCGGTCACCGTCAGGCGTTGTTCAGGCTGTCCGGGAATGGTGAACACGATCTCGCCATTGGCCAGCGGAGCGCCGTTGAGTTTCACCGATCCCTTCACAGCTGCCTTGGGGGGAAGTTTCACCGGCGCAGGACCGCAGCCTGC
This window of the Pirellula staleyi DSM 6068 genome carries:
- a CDS encoding M91 family zinc metallopeptidase, translating into MSNAQTNAPVAKKLRRFKATFGIKSNLKSPALLTGGINLPPNIADSPKVKAAYNKLNLTIEGLRQTALDQRDGNIGIASSSQKVADLLDKGKLDLADLLKVAKGKGEAVAKQVLSEVMAAEKEIQEAVVATYIDEAKVTFQNDDISGTIAKLKEMKQFIDNPDVDYPLGDEVFVNSSIAVMCKAVGMTPQEFVQKDAEDLKAYFIENVYAPMKVKQRKAQPVGSLGDICQFADLLHGFDPQAIQDDDVKEWLQKLKDSTIGQSAMGVLNGNRPGKFTSGGVANEDVALNLPNWPQNGVIKINQGNDAFKNKTKAVLNEIATTPMGKQFLIDCAGGDPPIAITPPSVASAQRIDPSGKVLYSASEGNGSAAFDPDNDVTGADDSPQLLQNEPWRQREPSIALFHEMIHCYIYQKGGEDFTAPSDNSVTIRVGHTGDLAELRIVGIPYDHDAGGGRIVRFPFDDVNYNPYSENAYRKALARAKGKNQTDLRTHYMNIKGQVKLPNAPVNV
- a CDS encoding FAD-dependent oxidoreductase, which gives rise to MFRQLIVAAFLIAGLPAIAAAQHIFVEAEQFTELGGWDVDQQSMDQMGSPYLLAHGLGVPVKDAVTAVKVKEPGTYQVWVRTRDWVAPWKVPGAPGKFQLLINGKALTETFGTKGAEWHWHDGGKVELREGFTLALDDLTGFEGRCDAICFSKDLSFTPPNKEPEMTAFRREQMGLQGPPKDAGSFDLVVVGGGVAGTSAAVSAARNGLKVALIQDRPVLGGNASSEVRVWPEGHTRQKPFPRIGDIVEELCPPRKAGSGNAKGKDVYDDQRKLDVVLAEPNITLLLEYRVNVVETDNHTIVAVQAQHIRSAERIKVQGKLFADCTGDATVGFLAGADFEVSHEGNMGASNLWNVLDQADKNQVLHCECKDKDVLTVLAEAGNIVAPFPRLPWALDLKDKPFPGRQSYKGQWANTPIANLGGWFWESGFDKDPINDIERIRDLNMRAMYGAWDALKNVDQMYPNHRLGWSAFIAGKRESRRLVGDVMLKADDFRNGTEWPDPAFPNTWHIDIHVPHPSFSKDLKGEEFISEATTGAKYSYKGPYWAPYRTLYSRNIKNLFMAGRDISVEREAIGPIRVMRTCGMMGEVVGKAAWICVAEETTPRGVYENHLSKLKELMQEPGAKRRATLDGELQFPAGYVDVKPAPKGLDPAKLEGIIIDDEASEMKGNWSDNGSLPGFVGENYHYSTDPKASARFPFSVTRAGNYEVRIAWIAHENRAKQAKLEIETAEGRKMVVIDQTQAPTGANGFQSVGTFRFDLTKNYAVNFIVAGAQGNVHIDAIQLVPAK